One genomic segment of Streptomyces liangshanensis includes these proteins:
- a CDS encoding beta-N-acetylglucosaminidase domain-containing protein, with the protein MRLGRTGRTATAVAVAVIGGLLGGAPGAYAAPGDKGAPVAATPAHAGRAAVPDVWPRPQTIEAAGRAVPLGDLVTVVVGEDADPVAVQALTDLLRTAGVRTVGQAAATDPLGAGTVVLAGGTRAREALRALRAGDGAGLPSGGYRLAVGKVAGRDTIALDGVGEDGLFHGAQTLRQLIVKPRNVKPRNVKPGAKAGAGATVPGVVVRDWPGTLVRGTTEGFYGEPWTPRERLAQIDFMGRTKQNRFLYAPGDDPFRQARWRDPYPAAERAAFRELAERAARNHVTLAWAVAPAQSMCMTSGDDLRALNRKIDAMWALGVRAFQLQFQDVSYSEWHCDADADTFGSGPEAAARAQARVANAVAEHLAERHPDSEPLTVMPTEYHQDGVTAYRTALAGTLDGGVHVAWTGVGVVPRTITGRELAGAKAAFAHPMVTMDNYPVNDYEPGRIFLGPYTGREPAVAGGSVALLANAMEQASASRVPLFTAADYAWNPRGYVPAESWRAAVDDLAGEDTAAREALRALAGNDASSLLDRSESAYLKPLFTAFWASRATSDARARSEAAARLRAAFTVMAGAPERLSATAGGRLDDEVRPWLDQLARYGQAGELAVDTLTAQDRGDGAAAWRASLALEPLRGKLRASEAVVGEGTLGPFLDRAVKAAAGWTGADRDTGGDVARDAGSYTVRLDRARPVTAVTAMTEPGTGAGARVEVRVPGAGWRPLGALSTSGWTQADAQGVLADAVRIVWPAAGAASGVLGPGAPAPAVRKVVPWFADEPGARLDLAPREADAQIGGKPERVEARLEGRRPGEVRGSLTAKAPSGIRVTAPKETTVPRGADTTVPLEVRVKAGTPAGSYEVPVAFGDERSTLTVRASPRTAGPDLARGAAASSSGDETPDFPASAAVDGDPATRWSSPVEDGAWWQVELPGAARVGQVVLTWQEAYASRYRVQVSADGRTWRTAATVTDGRGGREAIGMDAKDTRFVRVQGDTRATKYGYSLFSAEVYAVAP; encoded by the coding sequence GTGCGGCTCGGGCGTACAGGACGGACGGCGACGGCGGTCGCGGTCGCCGTGATCGGCGGGCTCCTCGGCGGGGCACCGGGCGCGTACGCCGCGCCGGGCGACAAGGGCGCCCCGGTGGCCGCCACGCCCGCGCACGCGGGCCGGGCGGCGGTGCCGGACGTGTGGCCCAGGCCGCAGACGATCGAGGCGGCGGGGCGGGCGGTCCCGCTCGGTGACCTGGTCACCGTCGTCGTGGGCGAGGACGCCGACCCGGTCGCCGTCCAGGCGCTGACGGACCTGCTGCGTACCGCCGGTGTCCGTACGGTCGGCCAGGCCGCGGCCACGGATCCGCTCGGCGCGGGCACGGTCGTCCTGGCGGGCGGCACCCGTGCGCGGGAGGCGCTGCGCGCCTTGCGCGCGGGCGACGGCGCCGGGCTGCCGTCCGGGGGGTACCGGCTCGCGGTGGGCAAGGTCGCGGGGCGCGACACGATAGCGCTGGACGGCGTCGGCGAGGACGGCCTCTTCCACGGCGCGCAGACCCTGCGCCAGCTGATCGTGAAGCCGCGGAACGTGAAGCCGCGGAACGTGAAGCCCGGTGCGAAGGCGGGAGCGGGGGCGACCGTCCCCGGTGTCGTCGTGCGCGACTGGCCCGGCACGCTCGTACGGGGCACGACGGAGGGCTTCTACGGGGAGCCGTGGACTCCGCGGGAGCGCCTGGCGCAGATCGACTTCATGGGGCGCACCAAGCAGAACCGCTTCCTCTACGCGCCGGGCGACGACCCGTTCCGGCAGGCGCGCTGGCGCGACCCGTACCCGGCGGCGGAGCGTGCCGCGTTCCGTGAGCTGGCCGAGCGGGCCGCGCGCAACCATGTGACGCTCGCCTGGGCCGTGGCGCCCGCGCAGTCCATGTGCATGACGTCCGGGGACGACCTGCGGGCGCTCAACCGGAAGATCGACGCGATGTGGGCGCTGGGTGTGCGGGCCTTCCAGCTCCAGTTCCAGGACGTGAGTTACAGCGAGTGGCACTGCGACGCGGACGCCGACACGTTCGGCTCGGGCCCCGAGGCGGCGGCGAGGGCGCAGGCCCGGGTCGCGAACGCGGTGGCGGAGCACCTGGCGGAGCGGCACCCGGACTCGGAGCCGCTCACGGTCATGCCGACCGAGTACCACCAGGACGGCGTCACCGCGTACCGCACGGCGCTGGCGGGGACGCTCGACGGCGGGGTCCATGTGGCGTGGACGGGTGTCGGGGTGGTGCCCCGTACCATCACCGGCCGTGAACTGGCCGGTGCCAAGGCCGCGTTCGCGCATCCGATGGTGACGATGGACAACTATCCGGTCAACGACTACGAGCCCGGGCGGATCTTCCTCGGCCCGTACACCGGCCGGGAGCCGGCCGTCGCGGGCGGCTCGGTCGCGCTGCTCGCCAACGCCATGGAGCAGGCGTCGGCGTCCCGGGTCCCGCTGTTCACGGCGGCCGACTACGCCTGGAATCCGCGGGGTTACGTCCCCGCGGAGTCCTGGCGGGCGGCCGTGGACGACCTGGCGGGCGAGGACACGGCGGCCCGGGAGGCGCTGCGGGCCCTCGCGGGCAACGACGCCTCGTCCCTGCTCGACCGGTCCGAATCGGCCTATCTGAAGCCGCTGTTCACCGCTTTCTGGGCGTCCCGTGCCACGTCGGACGCGCGCGCCAGGAGCGAGGCCGCGGCCCGGTTGCGGGCCGCCTTCACCGTGATGGCCGGGGCGCCCGAGCGGCTCTCGGCGACGGCCGGGGGCCGGCTGGACGACGAAGTACGGCCGTGGCTCGACCAGTTGGCGCGCTACGGACAGGCCGGGGAGCTGGCCGTCGACACGCTCACCGCCCAGGACCGCGGGGACGGCGCGGCCGCGTGGCGGGCGTCGCTGGCGCTGGAGCCGCTGCGCGGGAAGCTGCGCGCGAGCGAGGCCGTGGTGGGCGAGGGCACGCTGGGCCCGTTCCTGGACCGGGCCGTGAAGGCCGCCGCCGGGTGGACGGGCGCGGACCGCGACACGGGCGGGGACGTCGCCCGGGACGCCGGGTCCTACACCGTGCGCCTGGACCGGGCGAGACCGGTGACGGCGGTGACCGCGATGACCGAGCCGGGCACGGGCGCGGGGGCGCGGGTCGAGGTACGGGTCCCGGGTGCGGGCTGGCGTCCGCTGGGCGCGCTGTCGACGAGCGGCTGGACGCAGGCGGACGCGCAGGGCGTCCTGGCCGACGCGGTACGGATCGTGTGGCCGGCCGCGGGTGCCGCCTCCGGCGTGCTGGGGCCGGGCGCGCCCGCCCCGGCCGTACGGAAGGTGGTGCCGTGGTTCGCCGACGAGCCGGGGGCCCGGCTGGACCTGGCGCCCCGCGAGGCGGACGCGCAGATCGGCGGGAAGCCGGAGCGGGTCGAGGCCCGGCTGGAGGGGCGGCGCCCCGGCGAGGTGCGCGGGTCGCTCACCGCGAAGGCGCCGTCCGGCATCCGGGTGACGGCGCCCAAGGAGACGACCGTGCCGCGCGGCGCCGACACGACGGTCCCGCTGGAGGTGCGGGTGAAGGCGGGCACCCCGGCCGGTTCGTACGAGGTGCCGGTCGCCTTCGGCGACGAGCGGAGCACGCTGACCGTACGGGCCTCGCCGCGCACCGCGGGTCCCGACCTCGCGCGCGGGGCGGCCGCCTCGTCGTCGGGCGACGAGACCCCGGACTTCCCGGCGTCGGCGGCGGTCGACGGGGACCCGGCGACCCGCTGGTCCTCCCCGGTGGAGGACGGGGCCTGGTGGCAGGTGGAGCTGCCGGGCGCGGCGCGGGTCGGGCAGGTCGTCCTGACCTGGCAGGAGGCGTACGCGAGCCGCTACCGCGTCCAGGTCTCCGCCGACGGCCGCACCTGGCGGACCGCGGCGACGGTCACCGACGGCCGGGGCGGGCGGGAGGCGATCGGGATGGACGCGAAGGACACCCGCTTCGTCCGCGTCCAGGGCGACACCCGCGCCACGAAGTACGGCTACTCACTGTTCTCGGCGGAGGTCTACGCGGTCGCGCCGTAG
- a CDS encoding DUF6879 family protein, translating to MARRLRFIGTNSGNSGCPTLYEDLDTGEVLVQGDVVTDPEDLAQLRNVKDSEGLVVVPRVLLADFAPRDADRVPQVITWDEFEDMFRKCEHGAWRLESRRRYASDEETETYRRFTSGEDPGWDLDDPWCLGRKQQTSLGKRFERVRVVDDPPTVGQRYLLDNARRNIAVGEDIRNLWRAEAECLRLPVEQVPPAE from the coding sequence ATGGCTCGGCGACTCAGGTTCATCGGTACCAACTCCGGCAACAGCGGGTGCCCGACGCTGTACGAGGATCTGGACACCGGGGAGGTCCTGGTCCAAGGTGACGTGGTGACCGATCCCGAGGACCTCGCTCAGCTCCGGAACGTCAAGGACAGCGAGGGCTTAGTGGTCGTCCCCCGTGTGCTGCTGGCGGACTTCGCGCCGAGGGACGCCGACCGGGTTCCCCAGGTGATCACCTGGGACGAGTTCGAGGACATGTTCCGGAAGTGCGAACACGGCGCGTGGCGGCTGGAGTCCCGGCGCCGGTACGCCTCCGACGAGGAGACCGAGACCTATCGGCGCTTCACGTCGGGTGAGGACCCGGGCTGGGACCTGGACGACCCCTGGTGCCTGGGGCGCAAGCAGCAGACCTCGCTGGGCAAGCGGTTCGAGCGGGTGCGTGTCGTGGACGACCCGCCCACCGTGGGCCAGCGCTATCTCCTCGACAACGCCCGCCGGAACATCGCGGTGGGCGAGGACATCCGTAACCTGTGGCGCGCCGAGGCCGAGTGTCTCCGACTGCCGGTGGAACAGGTGCCGCCCGCCGAGTGA
- a CDS encoding protein-L-isoaspartate O-methyltransferase family protein: MTEAGPEGLASRLLDAGALTPDWLAAYRAVPRELFVPDVVWTGVGAGTGRAEAVVRGEDPEAWLRAVYSDGSLTTQWDDGAHTGTLRGKVPTCSNTQPSVVFSMLRALDIPPDVPPEFAALEVGTGTGWNAALLSERLGSSHVVTVEFDGDNAAAARLRLDAAGYQPATVVADGSEGWPARAPYDRVLVTAGVREIPGEIVRQTRAGGIIVCPYGTPYGAEAVVRLTVHEDGSASGPFVMDSAFMRLRQQRENWPHTREYLGGDWPADGRRSETGLSPEEVADWLPRFVLGLQLSGTAPFREPDDDGSYVLWLRDDKVTSWATVDYVPDKDTFLVYQGGPRALWGEVEAAYTWWNGQGRPGLERFGLTLTPDGVPRAWLDSPEQPVPAVGQGLS; encoded by the coding sequence GTGACGGAGGCAGGCCCGGAGGGGCTGGCCTCCCGGCTCCTGGATGCCGGGGCTCTCACGCCCGACTGGCTCGCGGCCTACCGAGCCGTGCCCAGGGAGTTGTTCGTCCCTGACGTGGTGTGGACGGGCGTGGGTGCCGGCACCGGTCGCGCGGAGGCCGTCGTCCGGGGCGAGGACCCGGAGGCATGGCTCCGCGCGGTGTACTCGGACGGGTCCCTCACGACCCAGTGGGACGACGGGGCGCACACGGGCACCCTTCGCGGGAAGGTGCCGACGTGCAGCAACACGCAGCCATCCGTGGTGTTCTCCATGCTGCGAGCCCTGGACATCCCGCCGGACGTCCCGCCGGAGTTCGCCGCCTTGGAGGTGGGCACCGGCACCGGATGGAACGCGGCACTGCTGTCCGAACGGCTCGGGTCCTCCCACGTCGTCACCGTCGAGTTCGACGGGGACAACGCGGCCGCGGCCCGCCTCCGGCTGGACGCGGCGGGCTACCAGCCGGCGACCGTGGTCGCCGACGGCTCCGAGGGCTGGCCGGCTCGTGCGCCGTACGACCGGGTGCTCGTCACGGCGGGGGTCCGGGAGATCCCGGGGGAGATCGTCCGCCAGACCCGGGCCGGTGGAATCATCGTCTGCCCCTACGGCACGCCCTACGGCGCGGAGGCCGTCGTCCGGCTGACCGTCCACGAGGACGGGAGCGCGTCCGGTCCGTTCGTCATGGACTCCGCTTTCATGCGACTCCGGCAGCAGCGGGAGAACTGGCCCCACACCAGGGAGTACTTGGGCGGGGACTGGCCCGCCGACGGCCGCCGCTCGGAAACGGGTCTTTCCCCGGAGGAGGTGGCCGACTGGCTCCCGAGGTTCGTCCTCGGGCTCCAGTTGTCGGGTACGGCCCCCTTCCGGGAGCCGGACGACGACGGGTCCTATGTGCTGTGGCTCCGGGACGACAAGGTGACTTCCTGGGCCACCGTCGACTACGTACCGGACAAGGACACGTTCCTGGTCTACCAGGGCGGTCCCCGCGCGCTGTGGGGAGAGGTGGAGGCCGCGTACACCTGGTGGAACGGCCAAGGGCGGCCGGGGCTCGAACGTTTCGGCCTCACGCTGACTCCGGACGGGGTACCCCGGGCGTGGCTGGATTCCCCGGAGCAACCGGTCCCCGCCGTCGGTCAGGGCCTGTCCTAG
- a CDS encoding helix-turn-helix domain-containing protein, producing MTTDFQQARTALGARLRELRTDRCLTGRQLAARLGWPQSKVSKLETGRQTATTEDLRAWAESTEHPEAAGELISRLRSLESRTRSWRRQLAAGHKPVQDALTVEYERSRTVRCWESSLVPGMLQTAEYARHVFTRYADLHQSVRDTEEAVRARVKRQELLYTPGRTFHIVMWEAALRALVCPPPVLAAQLDRLVGVLGLDTVSLGIVPLGAPLKIPPANAFWLYDDRLVIAEDWHAELWLDDADSVGMYGKVWQTLAESAVYGAEAHRVIACARHALGTA from the coding sequence GTGACCACCGACTTCCAGCAGGCAAGAACCGCCCTCGGTGCGCGGCTCCGCGAGCTGCGCACCGACCGGTGTCTCACCGGGCGCCAACTGGCGGCACGGCTGGGCTGGCCCCAGTCCAAGGTCAGCAAGCTGGAGACCGGACGGCAGACCGCGACGACCGAGGATCTGCGGGCCTGGGCCGAGAGCACGGAGCACCCTGAGGCCGCCGGGGAGCTGATCTCCCGGCTGAGGAGCCTGGAGTCCCGCACCCGGTCCTGGCGCAGACAGCTGGCCGCGGGACACAAGCCCGTCCAGGACGCGCTCACGGTGGAGTACGAGCGGTCCAGAACGGTCCGGTGTTGGGAGAGTTCCCTCGTACCGGGGATGCTCCAGACCGCCGAGTACGCCCGCCACGTCTTCACCCGGTACGCCGACCTCCACCAGTCCGTCCGCGACACCGAGGAGGCCGTACGGGCCCGGGTGAAACGCCAGGAGCTGCTGTACACACCGGGGCGCACCTTCCACATCGTGATGTGGGAGGCCGCGCTCCGGGCTCTCGTGTGCCCGCCTCCCGTGCTGGCCGCCCAACTCGACCGCTTGGTGGGCGTTCTCGGGCTGGACACCGTCTCCCTGGGCATCGTCCCGTTGGGCGCCCCTCTCAAGATTCCCCCGGCCAACGCCTTCTGGCTGTACGACGACCGCCTCGTGATCGCGGAGGACTGGCACGCGGAACTCTGGCTGGACGACGCGGACAGCGTCGGCATGTACGGAAAGGTGTGGCAGACGCTCGCCGAGTCCGCCGTGTACGGCGCCGAGGCGCACCGCGTCATCGCCTGTGCCCGGCACGCTCTCGGTACTGCATGA
- a CDS encoding HNH endonuclease — protein sequence MPHVLVLNASYEPLGVVPLRRALVLVLENKATSLEESGAFMHSATRVVPAPSVVRLKRFVRVPYRGPVPLTRRALFARDGGRCMYCGAVATSVDHVVPRSRGGQHAWDNVVAACRRCNHVKADRHLRELGWRLHQQPAPPSGLAWRIIGTGHRDPRWMPYLQPYGAEDAVARIDGISA from the coding sequence GTGCCGCATGTCCTGGTCCTCAACGCGTCGTACGAGCCGCTCGGCGTCGTACCGCTCCGCCGTGCGCTCGTCCTCGTCCTGGAGAACAAGGCCACCAGCCTCGAGGAATCCGGCGCCTTCATGCACAGCGCGACCCGCGTCGTCCCAGCCCCCAGCGTCGTCCGGCTGAAGCGGTTCGTGCGGGTCCCCTACCGGGGGCCCGTTCCACTGACCCGCCGTGCGCTCTTCGCCAGGGACGGGGGCCGTTGCATGTACTGCGGCGCCGTCGCCACCAGCGTCGACCACGTCGTCCCCCGCAGCCGCGGGGGACAGCACGCGTGGGACAACGTCGTGGCCGCGTGCCGCAGGTGCAACCACGTCAAGGCCGACCGGCACCTGCGGGAGCTGGGCTGGCGTCTGCACCAACAACCGGCCCCGCCGTCCGGGCTCGCCTGGCGGATCATCGGGACCGGACACCGTGACCCGCGCTGGATGCCGTACCTGCAACCGTACGGCGCGGAGGACGCGGTGGCCCGGATCGACGGCATTTCAGCCTGA
- a CDS encoding mechanosensitive ion channel family protein, with translation MSWSALSAAAPPSGPGTLEGAAGRANDAAGWVEENWSTWLSVGLRIVLILVIALVLRHVIRRALTKLIDRMNRSVQAVEGTALGGLLVNAERRRQRSEAIGSVLRSVTSFLILGTAALMMLGALNINLAPLLASAGVAGVALGFGARNLVTDFLSGVFMILEDQYGVGDSIDAGVATGEVIEVGLRVTKLRGENGEIWYVRNGEVKRIGNLSQGWATAAVDVMVRPSEDLEKVRAVIRQVAETMAKDDPWAERLWGPIEVLGLDSVLLDSMTVRLSAKTMPGQSLSVERELRWRVKRAFDEEGIRIVGGVPPQVDEEPADPSAGVSAPSALSSPTSPQSQAASPLTPQVPPPTAQGPGK, from the coding sequence GTGTCCTGGTCCGCCCTGTCGGCCGCTGCCCCGCCGTCCGGTCCCGGCACCCTCGAAGGGGCCGCGGGCCGGGCGAACGACGCGGCGGGCTGGGTGGAGGAGAACTGGTCCACCTGGTTGAGCGTCGGCCTGCGCATCGTGCTGATCCTGGTCATAGCCCTCGTCCTGCGCCATGTGATCCGCCGCGCCCTCACCAAGCTCATCGACCGGATGAACCGCAGTGTGCAGGCGGTGGAGGGCACCGCGCTGGGCGGGCTGCTGGTGAACGCGGAGCGCCGCCGCCAGCGCTCGGAGGCCATCGGTTCGGTGCTGCGCTCGGTGACGTCGTTCCTGATCCTGGGCACGGCGGCGCTGATGATGCTGGGGGCGCTGAACATCAACCTGGCGCCGCTGCTCGCCTCCGCCGGGGTCGCCGGGGTGGCGCTGGGCTTCGGCGCCCGCAACCTGGTCACCGACTTCCTCTCCGGTGTGTTCATGATCCTGGAGGACCAGTACGGCGTCGGCGACAGCATCGACGCGGGCGTGGCCACCGGCGAGGTCATCGAGGTCGGCCTGCGGGTGACCAAGCTGCGCGGCGAGAACGGCGAGATCTGGTACGTGCGCAACGGCGAGGTGAAGCGGATCGGCAACCTCAGCCAGGGCTGGGCCACGGCGGCCGTCGACGTGATGGTGCGGCCGTCGGAGGACCTGGAGAAGGTCCGCGCGGTCATCCGGCAGGTCGCGGAGACGATGGCCAAGGACGACCCGTGGGCGGAGCGCCTGTGGGGCCCGATCGAGGTGCTCGGCCTGGACTCCGTCCTGCTGGACTCGATGACCGTACGGCTCTCCGCCAAGACGATGCCCGGCCAGTCGCTGAGCGTGGAGCGTGAGCTGCGCTGGCGGGTCAAGCGGGCGTTCGACGAGGAGGGGATACGGATCGTGGGCGGCGTCCCGCCCCAGGTGGACGAGGAGCCCGCCGACCCGTCGGCGGGCGTGTCGGCGCCCTCCGCGCTGTCCAGCCCCACGTCACCGCAGTCCCAGGCGGCGTCCCCGCTGACCCCGCAGGTGCCGCCGCCGACCGCCCAGGGGCCGGGCAAGTGA
- the malQ gene encoding 4-alpha-glucanotransferase, with protein MGLARLAALHGVATSYAPSPDVTVQVPDDTVVAVLAALGVDASTPAAVTDALTRAESAAAERLLPPTVVLWSAPEGERPDVPTWVTGLPPGTTLRVDPEDADTTPPRAAAPDPGAPAANPALADPAAADPAPADPGAPATGAPAAPDPAAPDPAAADPGTPSTGAPATGAPAAPDPAAPDRGAPAAAPGDPATVPAAAAPGDPAAAPGIPAVVAAAPLGVHRLTARAPDGREAAATLVVAPSRVPQPPPRTHGFLVQLYSLLSERSWGMGDLGDLAELAAWSGRHLGAGFVQINPLHAAVPGDPTDPSPYRPSSRRFPDPVHLRIEAVPEYAYVRGADREQLDALGEKAAALRASVLGEDALIDRDAVWALKLPALEILAAVPLGPGRDAEYRDFLAAQGQALEDHATWYALAEAHGPQWQDWPAALRDPRSPETARARRDLADRVDFHRRLAWLTDQQLAAASAAGRDAGMAVGIVHDLAVGVHPGGADAWAQQDAFAAGMSVGAPPDAFNALGQDWGLPPWRPDVLAASGYAPYRGLLQGLLRNAGALRIDHVMGLFRLWWVPRGEQPTQGTYVRYDAEAMLAVLVLEAHRAGAPVVGEDLGTVEPGVREALERRGVLGTSVLWFERDWEGPGQPPLPPETWREGCVATATTHDLPSTAARLTGEHVELRHRLGLLTRPLAEEQAEDREEVGEWLTYLERLGLLPGGPGDEEEEIRAVYRFLLRTPARMVGVWLPDAVGDRRPQNLPGTWDQYPNWRLPVADAQGRPMTLEELTASPRLHRLMDVLRP; from the coding sequence ATGGGCCTGGCCAGGCTCGCCGCACTGCACGGTGTCGCCACCTCGTACGCCCCCTCGCCCGACGTCACCGTCCAGGTCCCGGACGACACCGTCGTCGCGGTGCTCGCCGCGCTCGGCGTCGACGCGTCCACGCCCGCCGCGGTGACGGACGCGCTCACCCGCGCGGAGTCCGCCGCCGCCGAGAGGCTGCTGCCCCCGACCGTGGTGCTGTGGAGCGCCCCCGAGGGGGAGCGGCCCGACGTCCCAACCTGGGTGACCGGACTGCCGCCCGGGACGACGCTCCGGGTCGACCCGGAGGACGCCGATACGACCCCACCCCGCGCCGCCGCCCCCGACCCGGGCGCCCCCGCCGCGAACCCAGCTCTCGCGGACCCAGCCGCCGCGGATCCAGCCCCCGCCGACCCGGGCGCCCCGGCCACCGGCGCCCCGGCCGCTCCCGACCCGGCCGCCCCCGACCCAGCCGCCGCTGACCCGGGCACGCCATCCACCGGCGCCCCGGCCACCGGCGCCCCAGCCGCCCCCGACCCGGCCGCCCCCGACCGAGGCGCCCCCGCCGCCGCCCCCGGCGACCCCGCCACCGTCCCGGCCGCCGCCGCCCCCGGCGACCCCGCCGCCGCCCCAGGCATCCCCGCCGTCGTGGCCGCCGCGCCCCTGGGCGTGCACCGGCTCACCGCGCGCGCCCCCGACGGGCGTGAGGCCGCCGCCACCCTGGTGGTCGCCCCCTCCCGGGTGCCGCAGCCCCCGCCCCGTACCCACGGCTTCCTGGTGCAGCTCTACTCGCTGCTCTCGGAGCGCTCCTGGGGCATGGGCGACCTCGGGGACCTCGCCGAGCTGGCCGCCTGGTCGGGCCGGCACCTCGGCGCCGGGTTCGTCCAGATCAACCCGCTGCACGCCGCCGTCCCCGGCGACCCGACCGACCCCTCCCCGTACCGCCCCTCCTCGCGCCGCTTCCCCGACCCCGTCCACCTGCGGATCGAGGCCGTGCCGGAGTACGCGTACGTCCGCGGCGCCGACCGCGAGCAGCTCGACGCGCTCGGCGAGAAGGCCGCGGCCCTGCGCGCGTCCGTCCTCGGCGAGGACGCGCTCATCGACCGCGACGCCGTCTGGGCGCTCAAGCTCCCCGCCCTGGAGATCCTGGCGGCCGTCCCCCTCGGCCCCGGCCGCGACGCCGAGTACCGCGACTTCCTCGCCGCCCAGGGGCAGGCCCTGGAGGACCACGCCACCTGGTACGCGCTCGCCGAGGCGCACGGACCCCAGTGGCAGGACTGGCCGGCCGCCCTGCGCGACCCGCGCTCGCCCGAGACCGCCCGGGCCCGCCGCGACCTGGCCGACCGCGTCGACTTCCACCGCCGCCTCGCCTGGCTGACCGACCAGCAGCTCGCCGCCGCGTCCGCCGCCGGGCGGGACGCCGGCATGGCCGTCGGGATCGTCCACGACCTCGCCGTCGGCGTGCACCCCGGCGGGGCCGACGCCTGGGCCCAGCAGGACGCCTTCGCCGCCGGCATGTCCGTCGGCGCCCCGCCCGACGCCTTCAACGCCCTCGGCCAGGACTGGGGCCTGCCGCCCTGGCGCCCCGACGTCCTCGCCGCGTCCGGCTACGCCCCGTACCGCGGCCTGCTCCAGGGCCTCCTGCGGAACGCCGGCGCGCTGCGCATCGACCACGTCATGGGGCTGTTCCGGCTCTGGTGGGTCCCCCGGGGCGAACAGCCCACCCAGGGAACGTATGTACGGTACGACGCCGAGGCGATGCTCGCCGTCCTCGTCCTGGAGGCGCACCGCGCGGGCGCCCCGGTCGTCGGCGAGGATCTCGGCACGGTCGAACCGGGCGTGCGCGAGGCGCTGGAGCGGCGCGGGGTGCTCGGCACGTCCGTGCTGTGGTTCGAACGGGACTGGGAGGGGCCGGGACAGCCCCCTCTGCCCCCGGAGACCTGGCGCGAGGGCTGCGTCGCCACCGCGACCACCCACGACCTGCCGTCCACTGCGGCCCGGTTGACCGGCGAGCACGTGGAACTGCGCCACCGCCTGGGCCTGCTCACCCGGCCGCTGGCCGAGGAACAGGCCGAGGACCGCGAGGAGGTCGGCGAGTGGCTCACGTACCTGGAACGCCTGGGACTGCTGCCCGGCGGCCCGGGTGACGAGGAGGAGGAGATCCGCGCGGTCTACCGCTTCCTGCTGCGCACCCCGGCGCGGATGGTCGGCGTCTGGCTGCCGGACGCGGTGGGCGACCGCCGCCCGCAGAACCTGCCGGGCACCTGGGACCAGTACCCCAACTGGCGCCTGCCGGTGGCGGACGCGCAGGGCCGGCCGATGACGCTGGAGGAACTGACCGCGTCCCCCCGGCTGCACCGCCTGATGGACGTCCTGCGACCGTGA